The Fructilactobacillus myrtifloralis genome contains a region encoding:
- a CDS encoding xanthine phosphoribosyltransferase, translating to MEALKHAIETQGTVLPGNILKVNSFLNHQIDPQLMQQIGTTFADAFKSAGITKVLTVEASGIAPAVMTGLAMHLPVVFARKSKSLVVKDDVYSAEVYSYTKHTTNHIYIEKPFLQQSDRVLIIDDFLANGEATKGLIKITEAAGAHVGGIGIVIEKTFQPGGAYLREHGYPVVSLARIASLANQTVTFAD from the coding sequence ATGGAAGCACTTAAACACGCCATTGAAACACAGGGAACCGTTTTACCAGGCAACATCTTGAAGGTCAACTCATTTTTAAACCACCAAATCGATCCCCAGCTGATGCAACAAATCGGCACCACCTTTGCCGACGCGTTTAAAAGCGCCGGAATCACGAAGGTGCTAACCGTAGAAGCATCAGGAATTGCGCCCGCGGTCATGACCGGGCTGGCCATGCACCTTCCGGTCGTGTTCGCCCGAAAGAGTAAGTCGTTAGTGGTAAAAGACGACGTCTACAGTGCGGAAGTGTATTCCTACACGAAGCACACGACGAACCACATCTACATTGAAAAACCCTTTTTGCAGCAGTCCGACCGGGTGTTAATCATTGACGACTTTTTAGCCAATGGTGAAGCCACAAAGGGGTTGATCAAGATTACGGAGGCCGCTGGGGCCCACGTGGGTGGGATCGGAATCGTGATTGAAAAGACCTTTCAACCGGGCGGGGCCTACCTGCGAGAACATGGATACCCGGTCGTTTCCCTGGCCCGAATTGCCTCGTTAGCCAATCAAACGGTAACGTTTGCCGACTAA
- the rpsJ gene encoding 30S ribosomal protein S10 has protein sequence MAKEKIRIRLKAYEHRSLDQAADKIVATAQRTGANISGPIPLPTERALYTVLASPFKYSKAQEQFEMLTHKRLIDILNPTPKTVDSLMKLDLPSGVDIEIKL, from the coding sequence ATGGCAAAAGAAAAAATTCGTATCCGGTTGAAAGCTTACGAACACCGCAGTTTAGATCAAGCTGCTGACAAGATTGTAGCAACGGCACAAAGAACTGGGGCCAACATTTCTGGTCCAATTCCACTGCCAACGGAAAGAGCTTTATACACTGTGTTAGCATCACCATTTAAATACAGTAAGGCTCAGGAACAATTCGAAATGTTAACCCACAAGCGGTTAATTGATATTTTGAACCCCACTCCAAAGACGGTCGACTCATTAATGAAGTTAGACTTGCCTAGTGGTGTGGATATCGAAATCAAACTTTAA
- the rplB gene encoding 50S ribosomal protein L2: MALKKYKPTTNGRRNMTSIDYSQITTNKPEKSLVAANSKTAGRNNSGRMTVRHRGGGNKHKYRVIDFKRNHDDVPATVKTIEYDPNRSANIALVVYEDGIKSYILAPKGLKVGDVVESGKDVDIKIGNTLALQDIPVGSTIHNIELKPGKGGQLARSAGNSAQLLSNEPGSKYSLVKLPSGEVRMILSVCRATIGTVGNEEHSLINWGKAGRTRYRGQRPHVRGSVMNPNDHPHGGGEGKAPIGYPSPLSPWHKKTAGKKTRKKTARSSKFIVRRRKGSKM, encoded by the coding sequence GTGGCTTTAAAGAAATATAAACCAACCACTAACGGTCGGCGGAATATGACGAGCATTGACTACAGCCAAATTACGACGAACAAGCCGGAAAAGAGCTTAGTTGCTGCAAACTCCAAGACTGCTGGTCGGAACAACTCCGGTCGCATGACTGTTCGTCACCGTGGTGGTGGAAACAAACACAAGTACCGTGTGATTGATTTCAAACGGAACCATGATGATGTGCCAGCAACTGTAAAGACGATCGAATACGATCCTAACCGGAGCGCTAACATTGCGTTAGTTGTTTACGAAGATGGGATTAAATCGTACATCTTAGCTCCTAAGGGCTTGAAGGTCGGCGATGTTGTCGAATCTGGAAAAGATGTTGACATCAAGATCGGAAACACGTTGGCATTACAAGATATTCCAGTGGGTAGTACCATTCACAATATCGAATTAAAACCTGGTAAGGGTGGCCAATTGGCTCGTTCTGCTGGAAACTCGGCTCAATTATTGAGTAACGAACCTGGTAGCAAGTACTCCTTGGTTAAATTACCTTCTGGGGAAGTTCGGATGATCCTGTCCGTTTGTCGTGCCACGATTGGAACGGTTGGAAACGAAGAACATTCCTTAATCAACTGGGGGAAAGCCGGACGGACTCGTTACCGTGGTCAACGGCCTCACGTTCGTGGATCAGTAATGAACCCGAATGATCACCCCCATGGTGGTGGGGAAGGGAAAGCCCCAATCGGTTACCCATCTCCATTATCTCCATGGCACAAAAAGACTGCTGGGAAGAAAACCCGGAAGAAGACTGCACGTTCAAGCAAGTTTATTGTACGTCGTCGTAAAGGCTCCAAGATGTAA
- the rpsL gene encoding 30S ribosomal protein S12 produces MPTINQLVRKGRKSRSSKSKSPALGFGYNSYKKKPTRNASPQKRGVATRVGTMTPKKPNSALRKYARVRLSNLYEVTAYIPGIGHNLQEHSVVLIRGGRVKDLPGVRYHVIRGALDTAGVQDRRQGRSKYGTKRPKDKK; encoded by the coding sequence ATGCCTACCATTAACCAATTAGTTAGAAAAGGTCGTAAATCTAGAAGTTCTAAATCAAAGTCGCCAGCCCTTGGCTTTGGCTACAACAGTTACAAGAAGAAACCAACACGGAATGCCTCACCACAAAAACGGGGAGTTGCTACTCGTGTGGGAACGATGACACCAAAGAAGCCTAACTCGGCCTTGCGGAAGTACGCTCGTGTGCGGCTTTCAAACTTGTACGAAGTAACGGCTTACATTCCTGGAATTGGTCACAACTTACAAGAACACAGTGTGGTCTTAATCCGTGGTGGTCGTGTAAAGGATTTACCTGGGGTTCGTTACCACGTTATCCGTGGTGCGCTTGATACTGCCGGAGTTCAAGATCGTCGTCAAGGACGTTCGAAGTACGGTACGAAGCGGCCGAAGGACAAGAAATAA
- the rpsG gene encoding 30S ribosomal protein S7 → MPRKGKVQQREILPDPIYNSKLVSKLINHLMLDGKRGTASEILYGAFEEIKDQTGNDPVEVFEEAMKNVMPVLEVKARRVGGSNYQVPIEVRPNRRTTLGLRWIVSYARLRGEHTMTDRLAKEIIDASNNTGAAVKKREDTHKMAEANRAFAHYRW, encoded by the coding sequence ATGCCTAGAAAAGGAAAAGTTCAACAACGCGAAATCCTTCCTGATCCAATCTATAACTCAAAGTTGGTTTCGAAGTTAATCAACCACTTGATGTTAGATGGTAAGCGAGGAACTGCATCAGAAATTTTATACGGTGCATTTGAAGAAATCAAAGACCAAACTGGTAACGATCCAGTTGAAGTTTTTGAAGAAGCAATGAAAAACGTAATGCCAGTGCTGGAAGTTAAGGCCCGGCGGGTTGGTGGATCAAACTACCAAGTTCCGATCGAAGTTCGTCCTAACCGGAGAACTACTTTAGGGTTACGTTGGATTGTTAGCTACGCCCGGCTACGTGGGGAACACACCATGACGGACCGGCTTGCAAAAGAAATTATCGATGCTTCAAACAACACTGGAGCAGCAGTGAAGAAACGGGAAGATACTCACAAAATGGCCGAAGCCAACCGGGCTTTCGCTCATTACCGTTGGTAA
- a CDS encoding prepilin peptidase, with translation MGLLWFYWGCCWGSFLTVVATRTCAGEPFWRGRSYCQTCGQQLHWWELLPLVSFIWQRGRCRACHVRLPVHLLGWELTAGSCVLLSPPISWANVSWLAFLLGLQLLSTCDATCRCFPGWTMIPLVSLGLLVTVHSQLVCLLLSGGYLCSLSLNRHEHWLGNGDLDVLWLLLLVFPLATWCLIVLGAALGGLGLLAWRRQRTLPFLPPLFVSTLLVLARASCFPP, from the coding sequence ATGGGATTACTTTGGTTTTATTGGGGCTGCTGTTGGGGCTCATTTTTAACCGTGGTGGCAACGAGGACGTGCGCGGGAGAACCGTTTTGGCGGGGGCGCTCTTACTGTCAGACCTGCGGACAGCAACTACACTGGTGGGAACTCCTTCCCCTGGTGAGTTTCATTTGGCAACGGGGTCGCTGTCGCGCCTGTCACGTGCGGCTCCCGGTTCACCTGCTCGGTTGGGAACTAACCGCCGGCAGTTGCGTGTTGCTCAGCCCGCCAATTAGTTGGGCAAACGTCAGTTGGTTAGCCTTCTTACTGGGCTTGCAACTTTTAAGTACCTGTGACGCCACCTGCCGGTGCTTTCCGGGTTGGACCATGATTCCCCTGGTTAGTCTGGGGCTGCTCGTTACCGTCCACTCACAACTAGTCTGCTTGCTTCTCAGTGGCGGGTACCTCTGCTCGTTAAGCCTGAACCGGCACGAACACTGGTTAGGCAACGGCGATCTCGACGTGTTGTGGTTATTGCTACTCGTCTTTCCGCTCGCAACCTGGTGCCTGATCGTGTTGGGCGCGGCCCTTGGTGGCCTGGGATTACTCGCGTGGCGGCGGCAACGGACCCTGCCGTTCTTACCGCCCTTATTTGTTAGTACCCTGCTGGTGTTAGCTAGGGCTAGTTGCTTCCCCCCGTAA
- the rplW gene encoding 50S ribosomal protein L23, translating into MDARDIILRPVITEASTDRMDEKKYTFDVDLRANKNQVRDAVAEIFGVKVKKVNLMNVRGKEKRQGRYVGFTKKRKKAIVTLTNDSDEIKLFSEE; encoded by the coding sequence ATGGATGCACGAGATATTATTTTACGTCCGGTCATCACCGAAGCTTCAACCGACCGGATGGACGAAAAGAAGTACACATTTGATGTTGATTTACGAGCAAACAAAAACCAAGTTCGCGACGCGGTTGCAGAAATATTCGGCGTTAAGGTTAAAAAAGTGAACTTGATGAACGTGCGCGGGAAAGAAAAACGTCAGGGTCGTTACGTTGGTTTTACCAAGAAACGGAAGAAAGCAATCGTAACGCTCACCAACGATTCAGACGAAATCAAATTATTCTCTGAAGAATAA
- the rplC gene encoding 50S ribosomal protein L3 — translation MTKKGILGKKVGMTQVFADNGELVPVTVVDVTPNVVLQVKNNETDGYEAIQLGFDDKRSVLSNKPEQGHVKKANTTPKRFIREISDVDLGDYKVGDEVKADTFAAGDIVDVTGTTKGHGYQGNIHKDGQRRGPATHGSRYHRRPGSLGVIINRVVKGMKLPGRMGNKTVTIQNLEIVKADVENNVLLIKGNVPGANKTLVTVRTAASESRK, via the coding sequence ATGACCAAAAAAGGAATCTTAGGGAAAAAGGTCGGCATGACGCAAGTGTTTGCTGACAACGGTGAGCTGGTACCAGTAACTGTTGTTGATGTAACGCCAAACGTTGTTTTACAAGTTAAAAACAACGAAACGGACGGTTACGAAGCAATCCAACTTGGGTTTGACGACAAACGTTCAGTATTAAGCAACAAGCCTGAACAAGGTCATGTTAAAAAGGCAAATACTACTCCTAAGCGCTTCATTCGTGAAATCAGCGATGTCGACTTAGGAGACTACAAAGTTGGTGACGAAGTTAAGGCTGACACATTCGCAGCTGGTGACATCGTTGACGTTACGGGTACTACTAAAGGTCATGGTTACCAAGGTAACATCCACAAAGATGGTCAACGCCGTGGACCGGCTACGCACGGTTCCCGTTACCACCGTCGCCCTGGTTCATTAGGGGTTATCATTAACCGCGTGGTTAAAGGTATGAAATTACCTGGTCGGATGGGTAACAAAACGGTTACCATTCAAAACCTTGAAATCGTTAAGGCTGACGTTGAAAACAACGTCTTATTGATCAAAGGAAACGTTCCAGGTGCTAACAAAACCCTAGTAACTGTTCGGACAGCTGCTAGCGAATCAAGAAAATAA
- the rplD gene encoding 50S ribosomal protein L4 encodes MTSVSLYKQDGSKNGEVELNEAIFNIEPNEAVVFDTVVMQRASLRQGTNGTKSRGQVRGGGKKPWRQKGTGRARQGSIRSPQWVGGGVVFGPQARSYSYHLPKKVTRLAVKSVLSEKVANGDLLVVDSLSFDAPKTKEFASLLKNLDAATKTLVVLEDGNDNAARSARNLDNVKVISGKGVNALDVLNSQKVIITKAALSQVEEVLA; translated from the coding sequence ATGACAAGCGTATCATTATATAAACAAGATGGAAGTAAAAATGGTGAAGTGGAATTAAACGAAGCCATTTTCAACATTGAACCCAACGAAGCCGTTGTCTTCGACACAGTGGTAATGCAACGCGCTTCCCTCCGCCAAGGAACCAACGGAACTAAGTCCAGAGGTCAAGTTCGTGGTGGTGGAAAGAAACCATGGAGACAAAAGGGAACTGGTCGTGCTCGTCAAGGTTCAATTCGGTCACCACAATGGGTTGGTGGAGGAGTTGTCTTCGGACCACAAGCTCGTTCATACAGCTACCACTTACCAAAGAAGGTTACGAGATTAGCTGTTAAATCAGTACTCTCTGAAAAAGTTGCTAACGGTGATTTACTCGTAGTTGATTCTCTAAGCTTTGATGCACCAAAGACGAAGGAATTTGCTAGCCTGTTGAAGAATCTTGATGCAGCTACGAAAACGCTAGTAGTTTTGGAAGACGGTAACGACAATGCAGCTCGTTCAGCACGGAACCTTGATAACGTTAAAGTTATTAGTGGTAAAGGGGTTAACGCCTTAGACGTCTTGAACAGTCAAAAAGTTATCATTACCAAAGCTGCTCTTTCTCAAGTAGAGGAGGTGCTCGCATAA
- the rpoC gene encoding DNA-directed RNA polymerase subunit beta', whose amino-acid sequence MVDVNKFKSMQVGLAAPETIRSWSFGEVKKPETINYRTLKPEKDGLFDERIFGPTKDWKCACGKYKGIRYKGIVCDRCGVEVTRAKVRRERMGHIELAAPVTHIWYYKGIPSRMGLVLDMSPRSLEEVIYFAAYVVTDPGNTPMEKKQLLTEQEYRDKKREYGNRFHAEIGAEAIRTLLDDVDLEKEVTELKAELKSATGQKRTRAIRRLDILEAFLTSGNQLAWMVMDAIPVMPPDLRPMVQLEGGRFATSDLNDLYRRVINRNNRLKRLLDLHAPGIIVQNEKRMLQEAVDALIDNGRRGRPVAGPGNRPLKSLSHLLKGKQGRFRQNLLGKRVDYSGRSVIDVGPWLKLSQMGLPVSMALELFKPFIMHELVERGLASNVKNAKREIERKDDVVFDVLPDVIKEHPVLLNRAPTLHRLGIQAFEPVLVSGKSMRLHPLVCAAYNADFDGDQMAIHVPLSDEAQAESRLLMAAAGHILAPKDGKPVVAPSQDMVIGNYYLTMEEAGREGEGMIFNDPDEVDLAYRDGLVHWHSRIGIPAAAYPDKPFTDDQQDKIMVTSVGKVIFNKILPKAFTYLNEPTETNLHGYVPDNYFLEPGEDIHEHIDNAELVKPFKKGFLSDIIAEVYNQYKVTETSELLDRIKDLGNDESTKSGLTVGMADIMNLREKPEVVAAAHKKVDTITKQFRRGLITDQERYERVVNVWNDARDEIQDQLMKNFDPENPIFMMSDSGARGNISNFTQLAGMRGLMASPDGKIMELPITSNFREGMSVLEMFISTHGARKGMTDTALKTANSGYLTRRLVDVAQDVIIREKDCGTDRGLTVTAIKEGNEMIEPLYDRILGRNAMKTVKNPQTGAVIVRPNDMIDDKKAQEIVDAGIEAVEIRSAFTCNTAHGVCERCYGQNLATGDEVEVGEAVGTVAAQSIGEPGTQLTLRTFHTGGVASNTDITQGLPRVQEIFEARNPKGKSTISEVTGVVELIEEDPAEGVKEITIQGKADTRKYKVPLTARMRVAEGDTVRRGEALNEGSIDPKELLKIRDTLSTETYLLTAVQEVYRRQGVEVNDKHAEIMVRQMLRKVRVMDPGDTDILPGTLIDIDDFKEQNRDAVMTGKVPATARPVLLGITKAALETNSFLSAASFQETTRVLTDAAIRGKVDPLIGLKENVIIGKLLPAGTGVHEYEDIEPEELGQATDQEVPAASDPTASVDHDDAPE is encoded by the coding sequence ATGGTTGATGTCAACAAATTTAAGAGCATGCAAGTTGGTTTAGCCGCTCCAGAGACCATTCGTAGTTGGTCCTTTGGAGAAGTCAAAAAACCAGAAACCATTAACTACCGGACGTTGAAACCCGAAAAAGACGGATTATTCGACGAACGGATCTTTGGACCAACCAAGGACTGGAAATGTGCCTGTGGAAAGTACAAAGGGATCCGGTACAAGGGAATTGTCTGTGATCGGTGTGGAGTAGAAGTGACGCGGGCTAAGGTTCGACGTGAACGCATGGGTCACATCGAATTAGCCGCTCCGGTAACCCACATTTGGTACTACAAGGGAATCCCTAGTCGGATGGGGCTAGTGTTGGACATGAGTCCCCGGTCACTGGAAGAAGTTATTTACTTCGCAGCCTACGTAGTGACCGATCCTGGGAACACCCCGATGGAAAAGAAACAACTCCTGACGGAACAAGAATACCGGGACAAAAAGCGCGAATACGGGAACCGGTTCCACGCTGAAATCGGGGCCGAAGCCATTCGGACGTTGCTCGATGACGTGGACCTGGAAAAAGAAGTAACCGAGTTAAAGGCGGAATTGAAGTCCGCAACCGGGCAAAAACGGACCCGGGCCATTCGCCGCTTAGACATTCTGGAAGCCTTCTTAACCTCTGGGAACCAACTGGCATGGATGGTCATGGATGCCATTCCCGTTATGCCACCTGACTTACGGCCGATGGTACAACTTGAAGGGGGTCGGTTTGCGACCTCTGATCTAAACGACTTGTACCGGCGGGTGATTAACCGGAACAACCGGTTGAAACGCCTGCTCGATTTACACGCCCCTGGCATTATCGTTCAAAACGAAAAGCGGATGCTCCAAGAAGCCGTGGATGCGTTGATCGATAACGGGCGGCGTGGTCGGCCGGTCGCTGGTCCAGGAAACCGGCCACTGAAGTCCTTGTCCCACCTCTTGAAGGGGAAGCAAGGACGGTTCCGGCAAAACCTACTGGGAAAACGGGTCGACTACTCTGGTCGTTCCGTTATCGACGTGGGTCCGTGGTTGAAGTTAAGTCAAATGGGACTGCCAGTTTCCATGGCACTCGAACTGTTCAAACCATTCATCATGCATGAACTGGTGGAACGGGGTTTAGCTTCGAACGTTAAGAACGCGAAACGCGAAATCGAACGTAAGGATGACGTTGTCTTTGACGTGCTGCCTGACGTAATTAAAGAACACCCCGTTCTCTTGAACCGGGCCCCAACGCTGCACCGGTTGGGAATTCAAGCCTTCGAACCTGTACTGGTGAGTGGGAAGTCAATGCGGTTGCATCCCCTAGTTTGTGCCGCTTATAACGCCGACTTTGATGGAGACCAGATGGCCATTCACGTGCCGTTATCTGACGAAGCCCAAGCAGAATCACGGCTCTTGATGGCCGCTGCCGGTCACATTTTGGCACCCAAGGACGGAAAACCAGTTGTGGCACCATCGCAAGATATGGTAATTGGGAACTATTACCTCACGATGGAAGAAGCCGGTCGGGAAGGTGAAGGCATGATCTTCAACGACCCAGACGAAGTGGACCTGGCTTACCGTGATGGTTTGGTTCACTGGCACAGTCGGATCGGGATTCCGGCCGCTGCTTATCCAGATAAGCCCTTTACGGATGACCAACAGGATAAGATCATGGTGACGTCCGTTGGAAAGGTGATCTTCAACAAGATTTTACCGAAGGCCTTTACCTACCTGAACGAACCAACGGAAACGAACCTACATGGGTACGTTCCAGATAACTACTTCTTGGAACCCGGCGAAGACATTCACGAACACATTGACAATGCTGAACTGGTAAAACCATTCAAGAAGGGCTTTTTATCAGACATCATTGCCGAAGTTTACAACCAGTACAAGGTGACAGAAACCTCTGAACTGCTGGACCGGATCAAGGATCTCGGAAACGATGAATCCACGAAGTCCGGGTTGACGGTCGGAATGGCCGACATCATGAACCTGCGCGAAAAGCCTGAAGTTGTGGCAGCTGCGCACAAAAAGGTGGACACGATTACCAAGCAATTCCGGCGGGGACTGATTACCGATCAAGAACGGTACGAACGGGTTGTGAACGTCTGGAACGATGCACGGGATGAAATCCAAGATCAACTGATGAAGAACTTCGATCCAGAAAACCCAATCTTTATGATGAGTGATTCCGGAGCCCGGGGAAACATCTCTAACTTTACGCAGTTAGCCGGAATGCGGGGCTTGATGGCTTCTCCTGATGGAAAGATCATGGAGTTGCCGATTACCTCGAACTTCCGGGAAGGAATGTCCGTGTTGGAAATGTTCATTTCAACCCACGGTGCCCGGAAAGGGATGACCGATACGGCCTTGAAGACGGCCAACTCAGGGTACTTAACCCGGCGGTTGGTTGACGTGGCTCAAGACGTCATCATCCGGGAAAAAGATTGTGGAACCGACCGTGGTTTGACCGTAACGGCCATTAAAGAGGGGAACGAAATGATCGAACCACTCTATGACCGGATTCTCGGTCGGAATGCCATGAAGACGGTCAAGAACCCGCAAACGGGAGCAGTAATTGTTCGTCCGAACGACATGATTGACGACAAGAAGGCGCAAGAAATTGTTGATGCCGGAATTGAAGCCGTTGAAATTCGGTCGGCCTTCACTTGTAACACTGCCCACGGGGTTTGTGAACGTTGTTACGGGCAAAACCTCGCCACTGGTGATGAGGTTGAAGTTGGAGAAGCAGTTGGAACGGTGGCTGCTCAATCAATCGGGGAACCTGGAACGCAGTTAACCTTGCGGACTTTCCATACTGGAGGGGTTGCAAGTAACACTGATATTACCCAGGGGCTTCCCCGGGTTCAAGAAATCTTTGAAGCACGGAATCCAAAGGGTAAGTCAACCATCAGTGAAGTAACTGGAGTGGTTGAATTAATCGAAGAGGATCCGGCTGAAGGGGTTAAGGAAATCACGATCCAAGGAAAAGCCGATACCAGAAAGTACAAGGTTCCATTGACAGCGCGGATGCGCGTTGCTGAAGGGGACACGGTTCGCCGTGGAGAAGCCTTGAACGAAGGTTCGATTGATCCAAAGGAACTCTTGAAGATTCGGGATACCCTGTCAACGGAAACCTACCTCCTGACGGCTGTGCAAGAAGTGTACCGGCGCCAAGGGGTGGAAGTGAACGATAAGCATGCCGAAATCATGGTACGGCAGATGTTACGAAAGGTGCGGGTCATGGATCCGGGCGACACTGACATTCTGCCAGGAACTTTGATTGACATTGATGATTTCAAGGAACAAAACCGGGATGCCGTGATGACTGGAAAAGTGCCAGCCACGGCCCGCCCAGTTCTACTGGGAATCACTAAGGCAGCGCTCGAAACGAACAGTTTCCTATCCGCCGCTTCCTTCCAAGAAACCACTCGGGTCTTGACCGATGCTGCCATTCGGGGCAAGGTCGATCCGTTGATTGGACTGAAAGAGAACGTAATTATCGGGAAGTTGTTACCAGCCGGAACGGGTGTTCATGAATATGAAGACATCGAACCAGAAGAACTGGGACAAGCAACTGACCAAGAGGTACCCGCCGCTTCTGATCCAACGGCTAGCGTGGATCACGACGACGCACCTGAATAA
- the fusA gene encoding elongation factor G: protein MANKRAFPLDKTRNIGIVAHIDAGKTTTTERVLYYTGRIHKIGETHDGASQMDFMEEEKERGITIQSAATTAEWKGYRVNIIDTPGHVDFTAEVERSLRVLDGGIVVMDGEAGVEPQTETVWRQCSDFSVPRIVFINKMDKMGADFDWSVQTIKDRLHANAVPVQVPIGAESDFAGVIDLVKMKAYVYDEDKEGENWDTVDIPADYQEKAQAARESMIEAVADVDDDVMGKFLEGEELTEEDIKGGIRRATLNLELYPVYAGSAYKNKGVQMMMDGVIDYLPSPLEVRPYMATDPENDDAQVEVRADDNGDFAALAFKIMTDPYVGRLTFIRVYRGTLESGSYILNATKGKRERAGRLVQMHSDQRQEIPEVFSGDIAATIGLKNTTTGDSLTDQDHPLILESMEFPEPVIQVSIEPKTKADQNKMNTALQKLSEEDPTFQANTDQETGQTIIAGMGELQLNIIIERMRREFGVDASIGAPQVAYREAFSKQVSAEGKFVRQSGGKGQYGDVYIEFTPSAEGEGFSFEDAIVGGVVPREYIPSVEQGLKEAMENGVLAGYPLIDLKAKLYDGSYHDVDSSEAAFKIAASLALREAAKKADPKILEPIMKVDIRVPEEYMGDVMGQVTARRGNIEGMEARDGAEDIHAMVPLAEMFGYVTDLRSATQGRGTFTMSFDHYTAVPKNIQEDIIKQNGGEA from the coding sequence ATGGCTAACAAACGTGCATTTCCGTTAGACAAAACCCGAAACATCGGGATCGTGGCCCACATCGATGCTGGGAAAACCACGACGACTGAACGGGTACTTTACTACACGGGTCGGATCCACAAAATTGGTGAAACTCATGATGGAGCTTCCCAAATGGATTTCATGGAAGAAGAAAAAGAACGGGGAATCACCATCCAGTCAGCCGCTACGACGGCCGAATGGAAGGGTTACCGGGTTAACATCATCGATACTCCAGGACACGTGGACTTCACGGCCGAAGTGGAACGTTCCCTCCGGGTGCTTGATGGTGGAATCGTGGTAATGGATGGTGAAGCCGGAGTAGAACCCCAAACTGAAACGGTTTGGCGACAATGTTCTGACTTTAGTGTTCCCCGGATTGTGTTCATCAACAAGATGGATAAAATGGGGGCCGACTTTGACTGGTCCGTGCAAACCATTAAAGACCGGTTACACGCTAACGCCGTTCCGGTGCAAGTTCCGATTGGGGCTGAATCCGACTTTGCTGGGGTTATTGACCTGGTGAAGATGAAGGCGTACGTCTACGACGAAGATAAAGAAGGGGAAAACTGGGATACGGTTGATATTCCAGCTGACTACCAAGAAAAGGCTCAAGCTGCGCGCGAAAGCATGATTGAAGCCGTTGCCGACGTTGACGACGACGTGATGGGTAAATTCTTGGAAGGTGAAGAACTAACCGAAGAAGACATCAAAGGTGGAATTCGGCGGGCAACTTTGAACTTGGAACTGTACCCAGTTTACGCTGGATCAGCTTACAAGAACAAAGGGGTTCAAATGATGATGGACGGTGTGATTGACTACCTGCCATCTCCACTGGAAGTTCGTCCTTACATGGCTACTGATCCAGAAAATGACGATGCGCAAGTAGAAGTTCGCGCTGATGATAACGGTGACTTCGCTGCCTTGGCCTTCAAGATCATGACGGACCCATACGTTGGTCGGTTGACCTTTATCCGGGTTTACCGGGGAACGTTGGAATCCGGTTCGTACATCTTGAACGCTACCAAGGGCAAACGGGAACGGGCCGGTCGGCTAGTGCAAATGCACTCTGACCAACGGCAAGAAATCCCCGAAGTTTTCTCTGGTGATATCGCCGCTACGATTGGTTTGAAGAACACGACGACTGGAGACTCCTTGACGGACCAAGATCACCCGTTGATTCTGGAATCAATGGAATTCCCAGAACCAGTGATCCAAGTTTCCATCGAACCAAAGACCAAGGCCGACCAAAACAAGATGAACACGGCCTTACAAAAACTGTCTGAAGAAGACCCAACCTTCCAAGCAAATACTGACCAAGAAACTGGTCAAACGATCATTGCTGGAATGGGTGAGTTGCAGTTGAACATCATTATCGAACGGATGCGTCGTGAGTTTGGTGTGGATGCTTCCATTGGTGCTCCTCAAGTTGCGTACCGGGAAGCCTTCAGTAAGCAAGTTAGCGCCGAAGGTAAGTTCGTGCGGCAATCTGGTGGTAAAGGTCAATATGGTGATGTTTACATCGAATTCACGCCCAGTGCTGAAGGGGAAGGATTCTCCTTTGAAGACGCCATCGTTGGTGGGGTTGTGCCTCGTGAATACATTCCATCTGTTGAACAAGGTTTGAAAGAAGCTATGGAAAACGGTGTTCTAGCCGGATACCCATTGATTGACTTGAAAGCCAAGTTATACGATGGTAGTTACCATGATGTCGATTCTAGTGAAGCAGCCTTCAAGATTGCCGCTTCATTAGCCCTCAGAGAAGCAGCTAAGAAAGCTGATCCTAAGATTTTGGAACCAATCATGAAGGTTGATATCCGGGTTCCAGAAGAATACATGGGTGACGTAATGGGTCAAGTTACCGCTCGACGGGGAAACATCGAAGGAATGGAAGCTCGTGATGGGGCCGAAGACATTCACGCCATGGTGCCATTGGCAGAAATGTTTGGATACGTAACGGACCTGCGTTCAGCTACTCAAGGTCGGGGAACGTTTACGATGTCATTTGACCACTACACGGCCGTTCCAAAGAACATTCAAGAAGATATTATTAAACAAAACGGTGGCGAAGCCTAA